The Leifsonia williamsii genome includes a region encoding these proteins:
- a CDS encoding four-helix bundle copper-binding protein: MSTASEMLAAHPSAEETGGSGLAALAACIDTCVECAQACTACADACLAEEMVADLRACIRTDLDCADVCAATAALVTRRTAPQPAVLRAVVEACRVACATCAAECEQHAGMHEHCRICAEACRRCERACAELLAVL, encoded by the coding sequence ATGTCCACCGCGTCCGAGATGCTCGCCGCCCATCCATCCGCCGAGGAGACGGGCGGCTCGGGCCTTGCCGCGCTCGCCGCCTGCATCGACACGTGCGTGGAGTGCGCGCAGGCATGCACCGCGTGCGCCGACGCGTGCCTGGCCGAGGAGATGGTCGCCGACCTGCGCGCGTGCATCCGCACCGACCTCGACTGCGCCGACGTGTGCGCCGCCACCGCCGCGCTCGTGACCCGGCGGACCGCTCCGCAGCCCGCCGTGCTGCGCGCCGTGGTCGAGGCCTGCCGTGTCGCCTGCGCCACCTGCGCCGCCGAGTGCGAGCAGCATGCCGGCATGCACGAGCACTGCCGCATCTGCGCCGAGGCCTGCCGTCGCTGCGAGCGGGCGTGCGCCGAGCTCCTGGCAGTGCTCTGA